accctcaaaatttataaataatctcaatttgatcctaattctaaaaaattcaaagaaatctataaaaatacataaatattttaaatatataataataaatttaaattttatatcagtatttatattaatattaaataaatataattatagtattatatttgaaaagtatgactaaattcctagaaaaaattacagggactaaattccaaattctCAAAAAGTACATGGATTTATCGCAGATTTTTCCCAAAAAGTTCTAACCATGACCTAGTCCGGTTTAAATCATGGCAAATATAAGTTCggttctttatgtttttcatttacTTAAATGCTGAAATTTGTACTGATCAATATGGAACGAGAATGAAAGCTtggaaatattcaaaaaaaacctTTGGAGCTTCAACTTTTTCTGAATTTACTTGCAGACTAACACGAAATGTATCAAATTTTCAACCTGTTTGAAAATTCTTTCCTTTACAAGAATTACGTTTGGCTTTAATCGTATGCATCATGTATTTTGTTTTTGTTcatgaaataaatggaaaaaataaaataacatcaatATATAACTGGCACAtatacatttttctttttctgaatAACACTGTAACATATTACTTTAAAAACACAGCATATTCCACTCATTTGTAGTATAACTTTACATGTTTGCAAATATCAGGTCCCACTAATATGTCACTAACAGACACACATGCATTATACAGTTATTTATCATTACATGGGAAGATGACTCAATGAACAATCAGTATAACTATCCCTAAGGAAGCTACAGTCATTTGATAGGAGTCCAAAAAAATCTAAAAGGGTCACAAGGTGGGGTGAAAGATAAGCCTGCATTATGTTAAAACTATAGCCTATAGGAACTCAAGGCTTGATCTCACCTGAATTGCTTCTTCGGGTTTCATGTTAATTTCGTTGACGCCTGAAGCATTTTGTTCCTCATTGCAGTTTGCCAGTTCTTTCTCCTTGACTGATGTTTCGGATTCAGTAGCGTTGCTACCATGTTCCCCCTTTTCTTCTCCTTCCGcctcatttttcatttctttggTATTGAGTATGTTGGGTTTGTCCAGCTGCCTGGTTCCAACCCCTTTCTCTGTTTCAGCCACTGGCAGTTCAACATTTCCCTGAGATGTTGTGCTTGCACTCTCGAAACCTTCTTTTTTCCTTTGCGCAACTCCAGACGCGTCATCTTGTGTGCCCTTCAACTCTTCAGCATTTTCCTTACCTTCTTTGACATCAGCAGATATATTAGCATCTTCTCCAAGTTTCACTTCTTGTGAAGTGGGTACGGTTTTGCTATCAGCATCTTGTGATTTATCGTGTTCATCTGGCTTTGCAGTGACCTTTCCAGCCTCTCCTTCCACATTATCTCTCTCAGATTGTTTATCCTCTTCCATATAAACATCTTTAGTCACCTCGGTTCCTTCAGGGGCAGTTTCTGATTCTTTGATGTCCTTTTCTGAAGCAGATGATTTTCTGCCTCGTTTTTTCGGAGGCTCACCTTCTGGCATTGGCATTGCTTTTACCTTCTCACTGATCCTTGCTGATCTCCTAGGGTTCTCGCTAGTCCCCCAACTGAATTCTGATACCAGAGGACCACCAGGGTGTGCTTTAAGGTGCTGTTCCAATTGTCTCTTGTTACTAATTTCCTCCCCCGTCGGAGCCGTGAATATGATCTCATTTTTCCTAGGTGTCCCCCTTTTCTTCGGCATGAACTGCAAACAGAAAGAAACCCCAGATTGTACTAGCTTGTAGATAGGAAATGTATATAGTGACATATAtccaatatatatagatattcagGACCATACATGAAAATCTCCTGATGAACTGAAAGTGAGCATATATGCATACAAAATCTATGGCAGGTTGATAATCAGTCATCTTAAGTCAAGAAAAGTATGCAGAAAAGCACAGAATAATTCACAAGTTCTTAACTAACCATAAAATGCTTGAATGAGCACAAAAAGGAATGTCAGGACAAAGATGTAAACTGTGCCTCGCTAAAACAGCCAATTTATACAAGCAATAGCGCTATCACGATTTCCAAAATATTAAGATAAACAAAGAAAAGCAGATACACGTCATCTCCAATATGCATCTTACATACTGCTAAGGTTCATTCTCTTCATAGAAGTTCTAGAGAAATCAAAGCATAAAATAGATAAAACTAAAGATAGTAATCAGAAAATGTCAATATGCTCATCACCCCGAATTAACTTTATGTACACTCCAAGGCAACTTATCACATAAAGTTACTTAGTCCATAGTCCGTAAATGACCAAGAAACGTTCAAATTGAACATAACTCCAACAACATTAGAAAGCACCTAATACATTGGAACATGCTTAAACAAGAAAATCACAAACATAAGAGAAATTAAGAATATAAGTCCCGAGAAACAACAGCCATATACATTGAGATCATTCTGACATCTAGCAAAACATTGTACACAACAAATCAACACTGAATTAATTGTAAACATCGAAATAAATTCTGCAGCATCGATGTTGATTTCagatatataaaaaatcatataaattttacaaattgctGAAAGGTTTTGAAATAATGTTTAATCGACTCGCACTCTTTTAACTTCATTCAAAGCCAATATTTAACATAGCATCTCTCAAATAAACATTACGTCTTCCAAAATCCAACTAAATGGAACTAGAAATTTTATATGGGGTGC
The genomic region above belongs to Gossypium hirsutum isolate 1008001.06 chromosome D05, Gossypium_hirsutum_v2.1, whole genome shotgun sequence and contains:
- the LOC107907327 gene encoding methyl-CpG-binding domain-containing protein 11, whose amino-acid sequence is MASMSEKKEMESGKEDVVCFELPAPPGWKKKFMPKKRGTPRKNEIIFTAPTGEEISNKRQLEQHLKAHPGGPLVSEFSWGTSENPRRSARISEKVKAMPMPEGEPPKKRGRKSSASEKDIKESETAPEGTEVTKDVYMEEDKQSERDNVEGEAGKVTAKPDEHDKSQDADSKTVPTSQEVKLGEDANISADVKEGKENAEELKGTQDDASGVAQRKKEGFESASTTSQGNVELPVAETEKGVGTRQLDKPNILNTKEMKNEAEGEEKGEHGSNATESETSVKEKELANCNEEQNASGVNEINMKPEEAIQVRSSLEFL